The proteins below come from a single Pandoraea apista genomic window:
- the gap gene encoding type I glyceraldehyde-3-phosphate dehydrogenase, translating to MTIRVAINGYGRIGRNVLRAHYEGGKKHDIEIVAINDLGNAQTNAHLTQYDTAHGKFPGTVSVDGDFMVVNGDKIRVLANRNPAELPWGELGVDVVLECTGFFTTKEKASAHLKGGAKKVIISAPGGKDVDATIVFGVNEGVLKATDTVISNASCTTNCLAPLVQPLHEKIGLETGLMTTVHAYTNDQVLTDVYHEDLRRARSATMSMIPTKTGAASAVGLVLPELNGKLDGYAIRVPTINVSIVDLSFIAKRDTTVDEVNAILKEAAEGKLKAIATYNTAPLVSVDFNHNPASSNFDGTLTKVSGRLVKVSSWYDNEWGFSNRMLDTTVALMSAK from the coding sequence ATGACCATTCGCGTCGCTATCAACGGCTACGGCCGTATCGGCCGCAACGTACTGCGTGCCCACTATGAAGGTGGTAAGAAGCATGACATCGAAATCGTTGCGATCAACGATCTCGGCAATGCACAGACCAACGCTCACCTGACGCAATACGACACGGCCCACGGCAAGTTCCCGGGCACGGTGTCGGTCGACGGCGATTTCATGGTCGTCAACGGCGACAAGATCCGCGTGCTGGCCAATCGCAACCCGGCCGAACTGCCGTGGGGCGAGCTGGGTGTGGACGTCGTGCTCGAGTGCACGGGCTTCTTCACCACGAAGGAAAAGGCGAGTGCCCACCTGAAGGGCGGCGCAAAGAAGGTCATCATCTCGGCCCCGGGTGGCAAAGATGTTGACGCCACCATCGTGTTCGGCGTGAACGAAGGCGTGCTCAAGGCGACCGATACGGTCATCTCGAACGCATCGTGCACCACGAACTGCCTGGCACCGCTGGTTCAACCGCTGCATGAGAAGATCGGTCTGGAAACGGGCTTGATGACGACGGTTCACGCCTACACCAACGATCAGGTGCTGACGGACGTTTATCACGAAGATCTGCGTCGTGCGCGCTCGGCCACGATGAGCATGATTCCGACCAAGACGGGGGCGGCTTCGGCTGTCGGTCTGGTGCTGCCGGAACTCAACGGCAAGCTCGACGGCTACGCCATCCGCGTTCCGACGATCAACGTGTCGATCGTCGACCTGTCGTTCATCGCCAAGCGCGACACGACGGTTGACGAAGTCAACGCGATCCTGAAGGAAGCGGCTGAAGGCAAGCTGAAGGCTATCGCGACGTACAACACGGCACCGCTGGTGTCGGTCGACTTCAACCACAATCCTGCCTCGTCGAACTTCGACGGCACGTTGACCAAGGTGTCGGGTCGTCTGGTGAAGGTCAGCTCGTGGTACGACAACGAGTGGGGCTTCTCGAACCGCATGCTCGACACGACTGTCGCGCTGATGTCGGCGAAGTAA
- a CDS encoding VOC family protein, with protein sequence MSDPRPPHVPWLTPYLTVRDAKAAATFYAHAFGFTVHDMVDDDGAVMHVEMFYQGQLILMFAPEGAFASTARTPRTSGVEAPQSFYVYTEDVDALYARAIAAGAKGLMPPSDQFWGDRFCQLEDLDGYRWGFARPVASRG encoded by the coding sequence ATGTCCGACCCTCGCCCACCCCATGTGCCGTGGTTGACGCCCTACCTGACCGTGCGTGACGCCAAAGCGGCCGCGACGTTCTACGCGCATGCGTTCGGCTTCACGGTGCACGATATGGTGGACGACGACGGCGCTGTCATGCACGTCGAGATGTTCTATCAGGGGCAGTTGATTCTGATGTTCGCCCCCGAAGGCGCGTTTGCCAGTACGGCGCGCACGCCGCGTACCTCGGGCGTGGAAGCGCCGCAGAGCTTTTACGTGTACACGGAAGACGTCGATGCGCTGTACGCTCGCGCTATCGCCGCCGGTGCGAAAGGGTTGATGCCGCCCAGCGATCAGTTTTGGGGGGATCGCTTCTGCCAGTTGGAAGATCTGGACGGCTATCGGTGGGGCTTCGCCCGGCCTGTCGCATC
- the lptE gene encoding LPS assembly lipoprotein LptE, whose amino-acid sequence MTRRIFGWLALLGCALTLSACGFQLRGASEYAFHRLYISGGGQMATDISRYIRYGSKGTVVVTEPKDADARLEIVNTTSSRTAISLDANGQAREFEMRSSFTFQLVTPDGTPIIPLSTIRLTRNLPYSDSETTARDAEAALLGRDMQKDAVAQIIRRMEAVQSMPAKKSEE is encoded by the coding sequence GTGACGCGCAGGATTTTCGGCTGGCTCGCTCTGCTGGGCTGCGCATTGACGCTGTCCGCATGCGGCTTCCAGTTGCGTGGCGCAAGCGAGTACGCATTCCATCGTCTGTACATCTCGGGTGGCGGGCAGATGGCGACCGACATCTCGCGCTACATCCGTTACGGCAGCAAGGGAACGGTTGTCGTCACCGAACCGAAGGACGCCGATGCGCGGCTGGAAATCGTGAACACCACTTCGTCGCGCACTGCCATCAGTCTCGACGCAAATGGTCAGGCGCGTGAATTCGAAATGCGCAGCTCGTTCACCTTCCAGCTCGTGACACCGGACGGAACCCCGATCATTCCGCTGAGCACGATTCGCCTGACGCGTAACCTGCCGTACAGCGATAGCGAAACGACGGCACGCGACGCGGAAGCGGCGCTGCTCGGCCGCGACATGCAGAAAGATGCTGTCGCCCAGATCATCCGCCGCATGGAAGCTGTGCAGTCCATGCCGGCGAAGAAGTCGGAAGAGTAA
- the leuS gene encoding leucine--tRNA ligase, with the protein MQEKYVPADVEASAQSHWQAIDAYKTTERADKQKFYCVSMLPYPSGKLHMGHVRNYTINDVMYRQMRMRGYNVLMPMGWDAFGMPAENAAMANHVPPAKWTYDNIAYMKKQMQAMGLAIDWSREVATCKPEYYRWNQWLFLKMLEKGVVYLKTGTVNWDPIDQTVLANEQVIDGRGWRSGALVEKREIPMYYMRITDYADELLGDLDELGWPERVKVMQQNWIGKSFGVNFGFPYELDGESKLLRVFTTRADTIMGVTFCAIAAEHPLATRLATGRPDLQAFIAECKQGGVAEADIATMEKKGMPTGFFVTHPLTGEKVEVWIGNYVLMAYGEGAVMGVPGHDERDFAFARKYGLPIKQVVAVAGETYSTDAWQAWYGDKENGTLINSGKYDGLGFAAAVDAIAADLKAKDVGDKQVTFRLRDWGISRQRYWGTPIPIIHCDACGAVPVPEKDLPVVLPEDLVPDGTGNPLAKSDAFLKCDCPKCGKPARRETDTMDTFVDSAWYFSRYACPDADKMVDERTNYWMPMDQYIGGIEHAILHLLYSRFWTKVMRDLGLVSFKEPAQNLLTQGMVLNETYYREDASGKKTWFNPLDVQVQFDDKGRPTSATSRADGASVTLGGIEKMSKSKNNGVDPQSLIDQYGADTARLFVMFAAPPEQQLEWSGAGVEGASRFLRRLWGFGQSQAALLRQADAVVDTANPAAQALRLEIHSVLKQANYDYQRVQYNTVVSAAMKMLNAIESDKGAAGAGAVRECYGILLRVLYPVVPHVTHGLWVELGYAAEQGDLLDAAWPEVDEAALVQDEIELVLQVAGKVRGAVRVAKDASRETIEQAALAHEMTAKFGEGKPVKKVIVVPGRLVNVVV; encoded by the coding sequence ATGCAAGAAAAATACGTTCCCGCCGACGTCGAAGCCTCCGCCCAGTCCCACTGGCAGGCAATCGATGCCTACAAGACCACCGAGCGCGCGGACAAACAGAAATTCTATTGCGTCTCGATGCTGCCGTATCCGTCGGGCAAGCTGCATATGGGCCACGTGCGCAACTACACCATCAATGACGTGATGTACCGTCAGATGCGTATGCGCGGCTACAACGTGCTGATGCCGATGGGCTGGGACGCCTTCGGCATGCCTGCGGAAAACGCGGCTATGGCCAACCATGTGCCCCCGGCCAAGTGGACGTACGACAACATCGCGTACATGAAGAAGCAGATGCAGGCCATGGGCCTGGCGATCGATTGGTCGCGCGAAGTCGCCACCTGCAAGCCCGAGTACTACCGCTGGAATCAGTGGCTGTTCCTCAAGATGCTTGAGAAGGGCGTTGTCTATCTGAAGACGGGGACGGTGAACTGGGACCCGATCGATCAGACCGTGCTTGCCAACGAGCAGGTGATCGACGGTCGCGGCTGGCGCTCGGGGGCGCTCGTTGAAAAGCGCGAAATCCCGATGTACTACATGCGTATCACCGATTACGCCGACGAACTGCTCGGCGATCTGGACGAACTCGGCTGGCCCGAGCGCGTGAAGGTGATGCAGCAGAACTGGATCGGCAAGAGCTTTGGCGTGAACTTCGGCTTCCCGTACGAGCTGGACGGCGAGAGCAAGTTGCTGCGCGTGTTCACCACGCGCGCCGACACGATCATGGGTGTGACCTTCTGCGCGATTGCCGCCGAGCATCCGTTGGCCACGCGTCTGGCGACCGGGCGTCCCGACTTGCAGGCGTTCATCGCCGAATGCAAGCAAGGGGGCGTGGCGGAAGCCGACATCGCGACCATGGAAAAGAAGGGCATGCCGACGGGGTTCTTCGTCACGCATCCGCTCACTGGCGAGAAGGTCGAAGTCTGGATCGGCAACTATGTGCTGATGGCTTACGGCGAAGGCGCCGTGATGGGCGTACCGGGCCATGACGAGCGCGACTTCGCGTTCGCGCGCAAGTACGGCCTGCCGATCAAGCAGGTCGTTGCCGTTGCCGGCGAGACATATTCGACGGACGCCTGGCAGGCCTGGTACGGCGATAAGGAAAACGGCACGCTGATCAACAGCGGCAAGTACGACGGACTGGGCTTTGCCGCTGCCGTTGACGCCATTGCGGCCGATCTCAAGGCCAAGGACGTGGGTGATAAGCAGGTCACGTTCCGTCTGCGCGACTGGGGTATTTCGCGCCAGCGCTACTGGGGTACGCCGATCCCGATCATTCACTGCGACGCATGCGGCGCAGTGCCGGTCCCCGAAAAGGATTTGCCGGTCGTGTTGCCTGAAGATCTCGTGCCGGACGGCACGGGCAACCCGCTCGCCAAGTCCGACGCCTTCCTCAAGTGCGATTGTCCGAAGTGCGGCAAGCCGGCGCGCCGCGAGACCGACACGATGGACACCTTCGTGGACTCCGCGTGGTACTTCTCGCGCTACGCGTGCCCGGACGCGGACAAGATGGTCGACGAACGCACCAATTACTGGATGCCGATGGATCAGTACATCGGCGGCATCGAGCACGCGATTCTTCACCTGCTGTATTCGCGCTTCTGGACCAAGGTCATGCGCGATCTGGGGCTGGTGAGCTTCAAGGAGCCCGCGCAGAACCTGCTCACGCAGGGCATGGTGCTCAACGAGACGTACTATCGCGAAGACGCCTCGGGCAAGAAGACATGGTTCAATCCGCTCGACGTTCAGGTGCAGTTCGACGACAAGGGCCGTCCCACCAGTGCGACGTCCAGGGCCGATGGGGCAAGTGTGACGCTCGGCGGCATCGAGAAGATGTCGAAGTCGAAGAACAACGGCGTCGATCCGCAATCGTTGATCGATCAGTACGGTGCCGACACCGCCCGCCTGTTCGTGATGTTCGCCGCTCCGCCCGAGCAGCAGCTTGAGTGGTCGGGCGCGGGCGTTGAGGGGGCAAGCCGCTTCCTGCGCCGCCTGTGGGGCTTTGGTCAGTCGCAGGCCGCGTTGCTGCGTCAGGCGGACGCCGTCGTCGATACAGCCAACCCGGCGGCTCAGGCGTTGCGTCTCGAGATTCACAGCGTGCTCAAGCAGGCCAACTACGATTACCAGCGTGTGCAGTACAACACGGTCGTGTCGGCGGCAATGAAGATGCTGAACGCCATCGAGAGCGACAAGGGGGCTGCGGGTGCCGGTGCGGTGCGCGAGTGCTACGGCATTCTGCTGCGCGTGCTGTACCCGGTGGTGCCGCACGTCACGCATGGCCTGTGGGTCGAGTTGGGCTACGCTGCCGAGCAGGGCGATTTGCTCGATGCGGCGTGGCCGGAAGTCGACGAAGCCGCATTGGTGCAAGACGAGATCGAACTCGTGTTGCAGGTGGCCGGTAAGGTGCGTGGTGCCGTGCGCGTGGCGAAGGACGCGTCGCGCGAGACCATCGAGCAAGCCGCACTGGCGCACGAAATGACGGCCAAGTTCGGCGAAGGCAAGCCGGTGAAGAAGGTGATCGTCGTGCCGGGCCGTCTCGTGAACGTAGTGGTCTGA
- a CDS encoding Wzz/FepE/Etk N-terminal domain-containing protein has product MNREELPDDMTQSDTDEISLADMLSFVRNNLKVIAGLAVVGAAIGIGSTFAIQKQWEGTVTLQVGRAAGSPVAGPDGPLIESLQQTVGRIQLSAFRDKVAAEVVPQLKDNEAALHGSVAWKSLKARTLQGTAYVEITARGTSPEQAEQVQNAASHRIEVEHAAILERARMLPKQQLSIIDAAIEANAKAQEQLSVALAKSKNTDSVIALSALQSSRTERATLNDSRYRVSQLLAPDQSYNTRIVSAIQVNENAVFPRKLYFGLGGLVLGAIAGIVIGLCRKARVRSA; this is encoded by the coding sequence ATGAATCGCGAAGAACTACCCGACGACATGACACAGAGTGACACAGACGAGATTTCTCTGGCGGATATGCTCAGTTTTGTCCGCAACAACCTGAAGGTAATTGCTGGGCTCGCCGTGGTCGGTGCTGCCATTGGCATTGGAAGCACATTTGCCATTCAGAAACAGTGGGAAGGCACCGTGACACTGCAAGTCGGACGGGCAGCAGGATCACCTGTGGCAGGCCCCGACGGCCCATTGATAGAATCGCTCCAGCAGACGGTCGGACGCATTCAGTTGAGCGCGTTTCGCGATAAAGTCGCTGCTGAAGTTGTCCCTCAGTTGAAGGACAACGAAGCGGCACTGCACGGTTCAGTGGCGTGGAAATCCTTAAAGGCGCGAACGCTTCAAGGCACCGCCTACGTTGAAATCACTGCACGCGGAACATCACCCGAGCAAGCGGAACAGGTTCAGAACGCGGCCTCACACCGGATCGAGGTCGAGCACGCTGCGATTCTTGAGCGCGCTCGCATGCTCCCGAAGCAGCAGCTCAGCATCATTGATGCGGCCATCGAAGCGAATGCCAAAGCGCAAGAGCAATTGAGCGTAGCACTGGCCAAGTCGAAGAATACCGACTCGGTAATAGCACTTAGCGCATTGCAAAGTAGTCGCACAGAGCGTGCCACACTGAACGATAGCCGCTATCGTGTCTCGCAGTTGCTTGCCCCGGATCAGTCCTACAACACTCGCATTGTCAGCGCTATTCAGGTCAACGAAAACGCCGTCTTCCCACGCAAGTTGTACTTTGGGCTCGGCGGCCTGGTGCTGGGCGCCATCGCAGGCATCGTCATCGGATTGTGTCGTAAGGCTCGTGTCCGTAGCGCGTAA
- the dapB gene encoding 4-hydroxy-tetrahydrodipicolinate reductase — MKIAIAGASGRMGRMLIETVLAADDAELVGALDREGSPALGHDAGAFLGRETGVKITADLDAALANAEYLIDFTRPEGTLAHLAVAEKHGVKMIVGTTGFSEEDKARLTAGAQRVAVVFAPNMSVGVNATFKLLEVAAKILNTGYDIEIIEAHHRHKVDAPSGTALRMGEVVAEALGRDLKECAIYGREGVTGERDPSTIGFATVRGGDIVGDHTVLFAGIGERIEITHKSSSRLSYAQGSLRAARFLAQHKTGLFDMQDVLGLR; from the coding sequence ATGAAAATTGCGATTGCCGGTGCCTCCGGCCGTATGGGCCGGATGCTGATCGAAACCGTTCTGGCTGCCGATGACGCCGAACTGGTCGGAGCTCTCGATCGCGAAGGCAGCCCGGCGCTGGGGCACGATGCCGGTGCGTTTCTCGGCCGCGAGACCGGAGTGAAAATCACCGCCGATCTCGACGCCGCGCTCGCCAATGCCGAATATCTGATCGACTTCACGCGTCCCGAAGGCACGTTAGCGCATCTTGCCGTTGCTGAAAAGCACGGTGTCAAGATGATCGTCGGCACGACAGGCTTTTCCGAAGAGGACAAGGCGCGTCTGACTGCCGGTGCGCAGCGCGTGGCCGTGGTATTCGCGCCGAACATGAGCGTTGGCGTGAATGCCACGTTCAAGCTGCTCGAAGTCGCCGCCAAGATCCTGAATACCGGTTACGACATCGAGATCATCGAGGCCCACCATCGTCACAAGGTCGATGCCCCGTCCGGCACGGCGTTGCGCATGGGTGAGGTGGTGGCCGAAGCGTTGGGCCGCGATCTGAAGGAGTGCGCTATCTACGGTCGCGAGGGCGTGACCGGCGAACGCGATCCGTCGACCATCGGTTTCGCCACCGTGCGCGGTGGCGATATCGTCGGCGATCACACGGTGCTGTTTGCCGGCATCGGTGAACGTATCGAAATCACGCACAAGTCGTCGAGCCGCCTGTCGTACGCACAAGGCTCGCTGCGTGCTGCCCGCTTCCTCGCGCAGCACAAGACCGGACTGTTCGACATGCAGGACGTACTGGGCCTACGCTGA
- the holA gene encoding DNA polymerase III subunit delta, with translation MQLRPDALDAHLAKTLSPIYTIYGDESLLVQEAVDRVRAAARAGGFTERDVLSVERSFDWGALANAGQSMSLFGDRKLIELRIPGGKPGKDGGAALKAHADAANSDVLTIVTLPRLDATATKSDWFSSLDRVGVTIKIDPVDRSRLPDWIAQRLSAQGQRVEAGEPGRRVLQFIADRVEGNLLAAHQEIQKLGLLYPSGVLAFEQVQDAVLNVARYDVFKLSEAVLAGDSARLVRMLDGLRGEGEAAPLVLWALTEEVRTLAKITRGMAAGKPLAMLLREYRVWGPRERLMEQAANRATPAMLAQALQLAARLDRQVKGLRADGLPGDPWDGMLQLGLLLAGERPPTARSARASRPVHA, from the coding sequence ATGCAACTGCGCCCCGACGCGCTCGACGCGCATCTCGCCAAGACGCTCTCGCCGATCTATACGATCTACGGCGACGAGAGCCTGCTCGTGCAGGAAGCGGTGGATCGTGTGCGCGCGGCGGCGCGTGCGGGTGGCTTCACCGAGCGTGACGTGCTCAGCGTCGAGCGCAGCTTCGACTGGGGCGCGCTCGCGAACGCCGGGCAGTCGATGTCGCTGTTCGGCGATCGCAAACTCATCGAACTGCGCATTCCCGGCGGAAAGCCCGGCAAGGATGGAGGCGCTGCGCTCAAGGCGCATGCCGATGCCGCCAATAGCGACGTGCTGACGATCGTTACGCTGCCGCGGCTCGATGCTACCGCAACCAAATCCGACTGGTTCTCCTCGCTCGATCGCGTGGGCGTCACGATCAAGATCGATCCGGTCGACCGTAGCCGTCTGCCTGACTGGATTGCCCAACGGCTCTCCGCACAGGGACAACGTGTCGAAGCGGGCGAGCCGGGACGTCGCGTATTGCAGTTCATCGCGGATCGCGTCGAAGGCAATCTGCTCGCGGCGCACCAGGAAATTCAGAAGCTGGGCCTGCTGTATCCGTCGGGTGTGCTGGCGTTCGAGCAGGTGCAGGACGCGGTGCTCAACGTTGCACGCTACGACGTCTTCAAACTTAGCGAAGCCGTGCTGGCAGGCGATTCCGCCCGGCTCGTTCGCATGCTCGACGGTCTGCGTGGCGAAGGCGAAGCCGCGCCGCTCGTGTTATGGGCATTGACGGAAGAAGTCCGCACCCTTGCCAAGATCACGCGCGGGATGGCGGCGGGCAAGCCGCTCGCGATGTTGCTGCGCGAATATCGGGTCTGGGGCCCGCGCGAGCGTTTGATGGAACAAGCGGCGAATCGCGCCACGCCGGCCATGCTTGCACAGGCGCTGCAATTGGCGGCGCGTCTGGACCGGCAGGTCAAGGGCCTGCGCGCAGACGGTCTTCCGGGCGATCCCTGGGACGGCATGCTTCAGCTCGGCCTGCTGCTCGCCGGCGAGCGACCGCCGACGGCGCGCTCTGCGCGTGCATCGCGTCCGGTGCATGCATAG
- a CDS encoding outer membrane protein assembly factor BamE has protein sequence MFDFFESESDLRRYLSLPFSVCAAAAFLVLAGCSTYDSVTDKVIGVVTPYRINIVQGNFVSKEAYDQLKPGMTRDQVRQLLGTPLLTDIFHADRWDYVFYFKRGNASVVQERHLKVYFSGDTLARWEGGENLPTEYQLVQEIDGQKGKTVKTEAPAPSTASAAAAEAAAPSPDAAAVAPTAAPAATDVATTVPAAPATQASPAADSSASGSTGASGGTGLVPSPRVTSGGLFSTPK, from the coding sequence ATGTTCGATTTTTTTGAAAGCGAGTCAGATTTGCGTCGTTATCTCTCCCTTCCGTTCTCCGTCTGTGCTGCGGCGGCATTCCTGGTCCTGGCCGGCTGCTCGACGTACGATAGCGTGACCGACAAAGTGATCGGCGTGGTCACGCCGTATCGAATCAACATCGTTCAAGGCAATTTCGTCTCGAAAGAGGCCTACGATCAGCTCAAACCCGGTATGACGCGCGATCAGGTGCGCCAATTGCTCGGCACGCCGCTGCTGACGGACATATTCCACGCCGACCGTTGGGACTACGTCTTCTATTTCAAGCGCGGTAACGCGTCGGTGGTGCAAGAGCGCCATCTGAAGGTGTACTTCAGCGGCGATACGTTGGCGCGTTGGGAAGGCGGTGAAAACCTGCCGACCGAGTACCAACTGGTTCAGGAAATCGACGGCCAGAAGGGCAAGACCGTGAAGACCGAAGCGCCTGCGCCGTCGACAGCCAGCGCTGCCGCCGCCGAGGCTGCTGCGCCGTCGCCCGATGCTGCCGCCGTAGCACCGACTGCAGCGCCTGCCGCAACGGACGTTGCGACGACCGTGCCGGCTGCCCCTGCAACACAAGCTTCGCCCGCAGCGGACAGCAGCGCATCGGGTAGCACGGGCGCGTCTGGCGGCACGGGGCTCGTACCGTCGCCGCGAGTGACCTCCGGTGGTCTTTTCTCGACGCCCAAGTAA
- the tkt gene encoding transketolase, producing MTNSSTATAALMASAIRVLSMDAVQQANSGHPGAPMGMADIAVALWGRHLKHNPVNPHWADRDRFVLSNGHGSMLIYSLLHLTGYDLPIEELKHFRQLHSKTPGHPEVGITPGVETTTGPLGQGITNAVGFALAEALLAKEFNRPGNDIVDHYTYAFLGDGCLMEGISHEACSLAGTLRLNKLIALYDDNGISIDGDVEYWFADDTPKRFEAYGWNVIRGIDGHDADAVDAAIAKAKTSDRPTLICCKTLIGKGAPNKQGGHDVHGAPLGADEIAATRAALGWTLPPFEVPAEVYAAWDAKAAGQRAEAAWNERFAAYRSQFPAEAAEFERRMKGELPGDFKSAAAAFIAKTNEKAETVATRKASQLAIEGLAAVLPEFLGGSADLTGSNLTNWKASKAVRANAEGVQFGNHINYGVREFGMSAIMNGIALHGGYIPFGGTFLTFSDYSRNALRMAALMKLRSIFVFTHDSIGLGEDGPTHQSIEHVSSLRLIPQMDVWRPCDTTETAVAWVAAVERHDGPSSLVLSRQNLPFVSRDDAQIANIRRGGYVLRDVANPQIVLIATGSEMDLALKGAEALAAEGIAARVVSMPSTNVFDRQDKAYRESVLPRGVPRVAVEAGVTAFWHKYVGLEGGVVGIDTFGESAPAGVLFKHFGFTVDHVVATVKSVLG from the coding sequence ATGACGAACTCCTCTACTGCTACGGCTGCACTGATGGCCTCTGCCATTCGCGTCCTCTCCATGGATGCGGTCCAACAGGCCAACTCCGGTCACCCTGGCGCGCCGATGGGCATGGCCGATATCGCGGTCGCTCTCTGGGGCCGTCATCTCAAACACAATCCCGTCAACCCGCACTGGGCTGATCGCGACCGCTTCGTGCTGTCGAACGGCCACGGTTCGATGCTCATCTATTCGTTGCTGCATCTGACGGGTTACGACCTGCCGATCGAAGAGCTGAAGCATTTCCGCCAGCTTCACAGCAAGACGCCGGGTCACCCCGAGGTGGGGATCACCCCGGGCGTCGAGACGACCACCGGGCCGCTGGGGCAGGGCATTACCAATGCCGTGGGCTTCGCCCTCGCCGAAGCGTTGCTCGCCAAGGAGTTCAATCGCCCGGGCAACGATATCGTCGATCACTACACTTACGCATTCCTCGGCGATGGTTGTCTGATGGAGGGCATCTCGCACGAAGCCTGCTCGCTTGCGGGCACGCTGCGTCTGAACAAGCTCATCGCGCTCTACGACGATAACGGCATCTCGATCGATGGCGACGTCGAATACTGGTTTGCCGACGACACGCCCAAGCGCTTCGAAGCGTATGGCTGGAACGTGATTCGTGGCATCGACGGTCACGATGCCGACGCCGTCGACGCGGCCATCGCCAAAGCCAAGACCTCGGATCGCCCGACACTGATCTGCTGCAAGACGCTGATCGGCAAGGGCGCGCCGAACAAGCAGGGCGGCCACGACGTACACGGCGCGCCGCTGGGCGCCGACGAAATCGCCGCCACGCGTGCAGCGCTGGGTTGGACTCTGCCGCCGTTCGAAGTGCCGGCCGAGGTCTACGCTGCATGGGACGCCAAGGCAGCGGGTCAGCGAGCCGAAGCCGCGTGGAACGAGCGCTTTGCGGCGTACCGCAGCCAGTTCCCGGCAGAGGCTGCCGAGTTCGAGCGTCGCATGAAGGGCGAACTGCCGGGCGACTTCAAGTCGGCCGCGGCGGCATTCATCGCGAAGACCAACGAGAAGGCTGAGACGGTTGCCACGCGCAAGGCGTCGCAACTGGCGATCGAGGGCCTGGCTGCCGTGCTGCCGGAATTCCTGGGCGGTTCTGCCGACCTGACGGGCTCGAACCTGACGAACTGGAAGGCCAGCAAGGCGGTGCGTGCAAACGCCGAAGGCGTGCAGTTCGGTAATCACATCAACTATGGTGTGCGTGAGTTCGGCATGAGCGCCATCATGAACGGCATTGCACTGCACGGTGGTTACATCCCGTTCGGCGGCACGTTCCTGACGTTCTCCGACTACAGCCGCAATGCGCTGCGTATGGCGGCGCTCATGAAGCTGCGTTCGATCTTCGTGTTCACGCACGACTCGATTGGTCTGGGCGAAGATGGCCCGACGCACCAATCCATCGAACACGTCTCGAGCCTGCGCCTGATTCCGCAGATGGACGTGTGGCGTCCGTGCGATACGACGGAAACGGCTGTCGCGTGGGTGGCGGCGGTGGAGCGTCACGATGGCCCGTCGAGCCTCGTGCTCAGCCGTCAGAATCTGCCGTTCGTCTCGCGTGACGACGCGCAGATCGCCAATATCCGTCGTGGCGGCTACGTGCTGCGCGACGTGGCGAATCCGCAGATCGTGCTGATTGCCACCGGCTCGGAAATGGATCTGGCCCTCAAGGGCGCCGAAGCGCTGGCAGCCGAGGGGATTGCCGCGCGTGTCGTGTCCATGCCGTCGACGAATGTGTTCGATCGTCAGGACAAGGCCTATCGCGAGAGCGTGCTGCCGCGCGGCGTGCCGCGTGTGGCGGTCGAGGCCGGTGTGACGGCGTTCTGGCATAAGTACGTCGGCCTGGAAGGCGGCGTCGTCGGCATCGATACCTTCGGCGAGTCGGCCCCGGCCGGCGTGCTGTTCAAACACTTCGGCTTCACCGTCGACCACGTGGTCGCGACGGTCAAGTCCGTGCTTGGCTGA
- the fur gene encoding ferric iron uptake transcriptional regulator: protein MPNPADLKNIGLKATLPRLKILEIFQNSEVRHLTAEDVYRHLLNENLDIGLATVYRVLTQFEQAGLLSRSNFESGKAVFELNAGHHHDHLVCLDCGRVEEFFDGEIERRQKLIAEERGFALQEHSLAMYGSCTKNPCPHRQKN, encoded by the coding sequence ATGCCGAATCCCGCCGATTTGAAAAATATCGGACTGAAAGCCACGCTTCCGCGCCTCAAGATTCTGGAAATTTTCCAGAATAGCGAGGTGCGCCATTTGACCGCAGAAGACGTCTATCGTCACCTGCTCAACGAAAATCTGGATATCGGCCTGGCCACGGTTTACCGTGTGCTGACGCAATTCGAGCAAGCCGGACTATTGTCGCGCAGCAACTTCGAATCCGGCAAGGCCGTTTTTGAACTGAATGCGGGCCATCACCATGACCACCTGGTGTGCCTTGACTGCGGCCGTGTCGAAGAGTTTTTCGACGGCGAAATCGAGCGCCGCCAGAAGCTCATCGCAGAGGAACGCGGCTTCGCGCTTCAGGAGCACTCGCTCGCGATGTACGGAAGTTGCACGAAGAATCCATGCCCGCACCGTCAAAAAAACTAA